The Chiroxiphia lanceolata isolate bChiLan1 chromosome 4, bChiLan1.pri, whole genome shotgun sequence genome includes the window CCACAAGAATATAACCCATATAATAAGGCCTGGGGTCTGCCCATAGGCCTTAAGTGTCCAGAGAAGTCCTGTGGAAAATCATTCCACAAATTCAGTTAAACAAAGGCTGGGCTGTTTCTAAAGTTCATCATCTACTCTTTCCCCTCCAAACAGATTGTGGCCACCGGCATCTGTCACACAGATGAACACGTTTTGAAAGGCTGCTTTCCTAATGTGGAATTCCCAGTTATCCTAGGCCATGAAGGAGCTGGGATTGTGGAAAGTGTTGGAGAAGGAGTGACCTCTGTGAAACCAGGTAATCAATggacacacaaacacatgcgCACAAGTCAGCCCTCAAAGTGGATGAAGCTGCCAACAGCTCAGAAACTTCTCCCCGTTCCTGAGTCAGTGGCTCAAAATCTCAGTGCACACTCATTGCACTGGACGGTCACATACACTTTGCTGGTCTGTTCCTCATGTACATGAGTGGGGCTTAGAGCATTTCATCCtgacagaggaagggaagggtttGTGGTGGGTTGCTGCAATTGGAAAGctcagcagaggtgctccagcaccCTCAGGGCCTGCTTAGCAAGAGGTACCAAAAAGGGATCCACTTTGTTGCAGGAGACAAAGTCATTCCGCTTTGCCTCCCTCAGTGTGGGGAATGCAGCTTCTGCCTGAATCCTGAATCCAATTACTGCCTGAAATGCCAGTGAGTTTGCTTCACCTTCCCCTACACCTACATGAGGTTGGCTGTCTGACAACAAGTCCGACACCACCATAAGTGCTTTAGTCaatgaaatacaaattatttctcCTCTCCACAGTCTCTCTGAACCACAAAACCTGATGCCTGACAAAACCACCCGGTTCACTTGCAAAGGGAAGCAGATCCACCACTTCCTGTGGGTCAGCACCTTTGCAGAATACACCGTGGTCCCAGAGTACGCCGTTGCCAAGATAGatcctgcagcacctctggaCAAAATCTGCTTGCTCGGCTGTGGGTTTTCCACAGGCTATGGGGCTGCCGTCAACACCGCCAAGGTTGGTGTTCAGGCGTGTCAAGAACCCCAAGGCTGCCCTCACACCCTCACCaacccctctcctcctcctcctcctcctcctcacgCTGGAGACTCACAGGGTCTTTACCTGTGCTGTGCAGGTAAAGCCAGGCTCCACCTGTGCCATCTTTGGCCTCGGAGGAGTTGGCCTCTCTGTTGTCATGGGCTGCAAGGCAGCTGGAGCTTCCCGCATCATTGCCGTGGATATCAACAAGGACAAGTTTGCCAAGGCCAAGGAGCTGGGAGCCACCGACTGCATCAACCCTCGAGACTGCCAGAAGCCCATCCAGGAGGTGCTCACTGAGATGACAGGACAGGGTGTGGACTACTCCTTTGAGGCCATTGGCCTCAAAGAAACCATGGTAGGTGGCATTTTGGCACGTGTCTTCCCTTCCAGATCATTCACAGGCTGCCATCAGGGAAAAATTCATGCAGGTGGGAAGTTCCTTGCCTGCTGCTTGCACTGCTGGGCACACCTTTGTGAGAGAAATCTGTGTACAGGTCCTAAAAGAGGCCTTGAACTCTCAGTGTCTCCTGCATAAGGGAGGATGTGTTTTCAGACGAGCAGGGAGGGCCAGATGACAGCTCAGAAAGAACAATTTTCTGACCAACTCACCAGTGCTTTCTCTAACTCACCTCTCTGTCCCATCAGATTGCTGCCCTGGCCTCCTGCAATATGAGCACTGGCATCTGTGTGATGATTGGGGTACCGAATTCTGCTTCAGAGATTTCCCTTGATCCTATGCTTCTGCTGACTGGGCGTGCATGGAAGGGGTCAACGCTTGGAGGTATGAAagttaagaaaacattttagaaatttcagcttttcctttcatgGCAGCTTACAAATCCTACTAAAAGAGGATTTTCAAGAAGAAGTGAACTAAAGAGGAGCACTGCATTAAAGAGTAGCATCAAAAATGCTAATAAAAGTGTATAGTTCATACAGTATAACACATATAACTGCCTATGCTATCCCACTCATTCCAAAGAGGGGAAATTACTACACAAGAGAGTGGCACCGGTACTGGTCCCTCAGTCCTGACCCTGACAGTAACACTCCCTTcccaaaactgcatttctttcatcATTCACTGCAGCTGCTTGCTCTTCTTTCTAGGCTGGAAGACAAGAGATTGTATGCCCAAACTAGTTTCCAGCTATTTGGAGAAGGAATTCAATTCAGACTTGCTGATCACGCACACACTGCCCTTTGCTAAAGTGAACGAGGGATTTGAGTTGTTACGGGCAGGAAAAAGGTGAGACCCTGACTAGCAGGAGGGAGGCACAGCAAACAGCACCTCCTCCTAAAAGTCAAACAGCCCAAATGCTCTGGGAGGCAGAGCACACAACACTGTCTTCTCAAAAAGCACCTGAGTCTTTTGAGGAAGCAGGGCCCAGAGCCGAGTGTGGGGACAATCTGCCATAACGCAGAGGGAAGAGCCCACGTTCAGCACAGGGAACCCTGCAGCTCATGGTTCAGCTCAACCGAGATCCTGTGGCCTTATCATCTGAGGGGTTCCCTTCAGCAGAGATTTGAAGGCTCCCCCACTGCTGCACGTCTCATGCAGCTGAGTGAGGAAGAGGCTGGAGGGAAAGAAGGCAGCCGGTCCCCAGGCACACCTGCCGACCCCGCTGCCTGCTCCTGAACCACAGCACCAGTaaaccctcccttcccttccacttTTCAGTATTCGCAGCGTCCTGCTCTTCTGAGGGACACAGCCATGGAAAGCTGAGAGGAGGCACCAGCCCAGCAGATGCTCTCCTGGCCCAGCCCCTTCTCAACCAGCCCCTCACCTGGTGGGGCACAAGGAGATGAGAATAAGGAACTCGCCTATGCTGGTGTTGCTGCTGGTCCTCCTGTGCCCAGGCAAGACCCAGAAGCATCCCTCTTCTGACAAAACGCTTTTACCAATAAAGGGTTTCAGTCAAACTCGTCCCACGCAGTGCACTCAATCAACAGAAGTCCCACGGGGCACGAGGAGCTCCTCCTCATCCCGCAGGCCCTTCCACCACACCCCTGGTCTCAGCAGTgagcagctgcctttgccccTGCACTGCCACTGCCTCCCACTTTCACCCACCTCAGacagctctgtccccagctctgtCACGCCTCTCTGTCCCCATCTCAGGTGGGTGAATGCTGCAGCCTCAACCAAAGTCCAGCAGGTAAATCAccgctcctgctgctgctgctgctgccgctctCTGGTCTCGCTCACAGGACACCAGTGTGTTCTGCTACTTGAAGTGATCCCCACACCAAACCTGTCACTCCAGCACCTTTCATTTAAACATCAGCTTTTCTTATCACTTTACTTTGTACTAGTCTCtcctcatttttccttcctcaaatcTTACTTGTCCTCTTTAGACCCTTTTGCCTCCTGATCTCAGTCTGGTGGCTTTTCTACTGACCCAGCTTTGTTCTGGATAACAACCTCAGAGAAATTTACAGACTCGaataaggaagagaaattaCAGGTGCATTTATGTCCCGCCTTATGTAAATGTGGGTGCTAGAGGTACTCTACCTAGCCTTTCAGAAACTATAAAGCAAAATTGCTCCTTACATGGCAGAATTAAATTATATAGGTGCTAGCAGGATCACAACCAGTGTGGCAACTAAATTTGTTCTGTGCACAAAATGGGTCCTTCCAATTTGAGATATTCTAGGATTTTATCATTCTGTGATAGAATGGACTTACAATCAGCAATGGCTGTAGGAGTCCTGCTCCttatttaacacattttttccctctacCATTCTCCTTCACTAGTAAATTATCAATCCTGCTAACAAATGCAGGATATGATTCAGTTTGTCCTTCATGGTAGCATGTAAAAGTGGtacactgaagagaaaaatttaatgCTGAGTCAGTAATAAAGGCAATAATATCTGCCTTTGTCTTTTAACTAAAAGTTACTGGGGACTTGAAactgccacaggcaggggaAAAGGCAAGATTTGTACTTAACTCTCACAAGTGCATTTCTGGGTCTTTTCCACAGAGATTTCTGACAAAGATTCTTCCAATTTTCCACTACTTTGATACAGACAGTAAACAATCTTAATACACACAGGGGGTCAGAGCCCTGACTACCAAGATGAAGACAAACACCTTGTGAGGCCTGGGCCTATCTGTACAAACATCTGACCTCCCCAATCAATTCTTAAGACTTGTCTAATACACGAATACATAGAGCAAGTCAGGATAGGAAATACTGTGGAATGGAGACACACAGCATCTACCATTAAAAAGTTAATCACTAAATCCGTGTCTGCTGACATACaagtttgattttattttccctctatTAATTGGATAAGAAAAAACAACCTCTTGTCTTAAGCATACAGaaagctgcacagcagcaggatcTCACTATCAACTCCCTGCCATAATCACACACATGTCAAATCCTTTGCAGAGATGCCAGCTACCCATGGCACTTCACAACTGCAAGCACGGCAGACAGCAACTCTGTGTTGTCTTCCCATCAATGTTGGGTTTGCAAGTTTGATGGACTAGAGCATCACACGGATGTTTTAAGGAAAGATAATATTACACCTTTGAAAGACCTTTCTACAACCAGTTTTTAGGTTATAAACTCAACAGCAGATACTAGACATGTCTTAAGAGGTGTGAAATACAGGTAGCACTGTTCACATTTATGTCCTTATGTGTGAGATGAAAACATAGGCCAATGTATGGAATGTTATCTAGGAAGCAGTTGAATGATTTCAGTATCTGTTACagctcttttaaaatttgttggTTTAaactttgaacacttccaatcACACAGGATATCAGCCATAGAGCATTTGTCACCTGGAATTGCTTTCCAACTCTGGTGCAATGTAGAAAATGGATTGGTAATCAAAGCCAACCAATGGCCCAAAAGCTGTGTAAAGTGGGCCTGCCTGAACCTCCTAAAGAGTATTTTTAGGTTTTGGCTAACCAGTTAAATCGGTCCACTTTCAGAGTGAAATGAAGATTGCAAAGCacatgaaaatacatgaaagtCCTGGAGAAGAACCATATCTTTGCTCCACCAAATGTAGTGGGTGATCAGGTAAGATAACAGGCATGAAAAAGAGtagtttagattagattttagtGAGAAATTCTTTTACTATATTCCagtggtcagacactggaacaggttgtagagaagttgtggatgccccgtACCTGGAACTGTACAAGGGcagttggatggagctctgagcaatctggtctagtgaaaggtgttcctgcctgTGGCAAAGAGGTTGAAACAAGCTGATctaggtcccttccaatctaaaccattctgagattctgtgattctatgaaggaCATCAGAATCAACTGTAGAGGAGGGTCTCCTAAGCATGACTCTACAGAGTAATGCCTTCCTGATTCAtgaatgctgcatttttttatgaTCACATCTAATCTTTTCTGCATCCTAACGTCAACAGGCatcttttgatttaaaaaaaaaataaaatcaatacaTCTATAATCTTGTTCAACAGCTAAAGGGTTAAGTTCCACTCATTACAGCATTCTAAAAAGTTCTTGATCCaagaaggatttttatttcattagtgGTAGTCTTCTAGGAAATTGTCCCATTCCCTAGGTATACAAATACATCCCTtcaaggcagagaggaggatTCCTTTCTAACCATGGGGATTACGTCACCCTCAGGGTGCTCATCTTGGCCAGGTTCTCCAACAAGCTGTTATTCATCCAATCCTCCATAtaaatcatcttgtccaatgcctcagcagaaaacagctctgtggGAACCCAGAGAGCCTGGGGTGACGGAACCCACTCACGGACCTGGTTCCATATCAGTGAAACAAATGtgtccttggaaaaaaatcccttccttACACATTCTCCCCTACTACTCAGGTGAAAACAGCTGCAACAGCACAGACAGTAGAGCTTCAATCCAGAAGGCCACGTGTATTTGTACATCACATCAtgttttcactgccttttgtttcacctttttttttaaatttttgatcCTTTAGCAAATACCTTGGTGTGAATGGCCACCAGCTCAAATGCTCTGCCTTGGCAACCCAGAGACACTGAGGAAGCCCCGGCAGTGCTGCAAATCTCCTCCCTCCACACCTGAAAGAAAGTCAGTGATAAAAGCCACCCTGGAGGACTTCTGCCCTCCTCCATTTCCCAGCCACTATCAGGCTCCTCCCCTCAGCACTTTCTGTCCTCGTCCAGCATCCGACACAGATTAAccacagctctctgctctccagcgACAGTGCCACGCCAGGAGTGCTCCAGTTCCACAGCTGGGGGACTTTACAACACAGAGCTTCGGCCAGACAGGCAGCAGCTTCCCTCCAGTCCGATACAGCAACGGGAACGCCTCTGCTAAGACCACATGGCCACTTCAGGAAAAGTAAGGACAATGCCTTTTCCATCTTCCTTTCCGAGCTGCCCTGCTCTTGGGGGAATACTCTGCAAATGGCTCAGCCTGTGCACTGCTACTGCATGccctctctcctcccacctTACTCCCCCAGCTCTTCCAAACCCCTTTGAATTACATGAGCTTCTGCTTTCCTACAACTGCACCTGTCAGTACCTGCATTAGGTAGTGCATTTCTCCTCTGTCCTGCCCACCAGCTCAGGAATGAAAATATGGAATTGTACTGCTCTGGAAAAACCCTCCTGCTCAATCCCACTCTGTGCCCTTGCTTTGGCAGGAAATGTAGCTCCTCAGTGGTTCCATCTTGCAGCCACTCATCTCCTGCATTCAACTTGTCCATGGCAATACTCTTTCAATCTGCAAGCTCCATTTTGCTGATGTCAAACCAGCTTTGGGTTGATCGGTTGAGCAGCGTTTGAGCAATGCCACACACAAATCATCCTTTTGGCAAGGGAAAAATGGTCCAGTTGTCAACCAGATGGGGACCGTTCCATAACCCCTCTCAGTTACCTTCAGGCCAGTGTCTTGCAAGGCTGACATCAAAGCTCTTAGTGGCATTGCCACTAGGTAGGATCCACAGTTGCCATGGGAGCACAATCTGTCCATTAACATATGACACTGTTAGGAAAAATCCCCTGAAGCCATAAAAACCCAATCATTTTCCAAGGTTATGGAAACTGATACTCTTTGCGTGACAAAGCACAAATGGTGTTTCCTCAGACCCTAAACTAGGCCAGTGTTTACTGAGTATCACTTGGCTTCAGGTGAAGCTGAGCACTACCAAGTTTGTCCACCTCTGGTTTAGATGCTTGCAGGATGACTGTCCCCAAGCGTGTGCTAAAGGAAAATGTTCCCATGCAGCATAATCCTCTTGGTTGCTTCCAGGTTATcagatgcagagctgctgttgcctgggctgcaggacaCCCACTCTCCATTGAGGAGGTGGAGGTTGCACCTCCAAAGGCAGGTGAAGTCCGGATCAAggtaaaaacacatttcaattaCTTCTTCTTCACCCTTGTGGGAATTGTTCTTCTTGTGGCTATACCTTGGATATACCTCAGGGATCTGTGTCTGCCAGTAGGCTTTAATTGTCCAGAGCTGCCTTAGCTCAAAGGCAGCATCTGCCAGGGCCTCTGTTTCAGACTAGTCCTTGCCTAAGCTGTCTCATAGGAATTGGCATCTCCAGCCCGTGCTCTGCTGAACTGACCCCTGCGATCCTCACTGTGGCCTCCTCTCCAGTCCCACCTCCAGCTCAGTCCGGAGGAAAGCCACATGGAGCATTCAGCttgaggagaaggggaaagccCAGCCCAGGCATAGCGTGCTGCCATGGAGTGTCAGCACTGATTGTGGGGGCACCATAACACTCCTGGGAAAATTACTTCCACAAACTGAGTAAGTCAGAGGCCAGGTCACCAACACTTTCCTCTCCAAATAGCTTGTGGCCGCAGGCATCTGTCGCACAGATGAACACCTCTTGCAAGGCTGCTTTCCCAATGCGGAATTCCCAGTTATCCCAGGCCACGAAGGAGCTGGAATCGTGGAAAGCATTGGAGAAGGAGTGACCTCTGTGAAACCAGGTAACCGgcacacaaacaaacacatgCCCAGGATTCAGCTCTCCAACAGACAGCACCCTCAGGGTCTGCCTGGAGAGGGGCACCTAACAAGGGATATATGTTTTTCCAGGTGACAAAGTCATTCCCGTTTGCGTCCCTCAGTGTGGGGAATGCAGCTTCTGTTTGAATCCTGAATCCAATTACTGCCTGAAATCCCAGTGAGTTTGCTTCACCTTCCCCTACACCTACATGAGGTTGGCTGTCTTACTGTTGTAAGTCTGACACCCCCATCAGTCAATGAAATACAAATGATTGCACCTCCCTACAGTATCTCTGAACCACAAAACCTGATGCCTGACAAAACCACCCGGTTCACTTGCAAAGGGAAGCAGATCCACCACTTCCTGTGGGTCAGCACCTTTGCAGAATACACCGTGGTCCCAGAGTACGCCGTTGCCAAGATAGatcctgcagcacctctggaCAAAATCTGCTTGCTTGGCTGTGGGTTTTCCACAGGCTACGGGGCTGCCGTCAACACCGCCAAGGTTGGTGTTCAGGCGTGTCAAGCACCCCAAGGCTGCCCTCACACCCTCACCaacccctctccccctcctcacGCTGGAGACTCACAGGGCCCCGTGCTGTGCAGGTAAAGCCAGGCTCCACCTGTGCCATCTTCGGCCTCGGAGGAGTTGGCCTCTCTGTTGTCATGGGCTGCAAGGCAGCTGGAGCTTCCCGCATCATTGCCGTGGATATCAACAAGGACAAGTTTGCCAAGGCCAAGGAGCTGGGAGCCACCGACTGCATCAACCCTCGAGACTGCCAGAAGCCCATCCAGGAGGTGCTCACTGAGATGACAGGACAGGGTGTGGACTACTCCTTTGAGGCCATTGGCCTCAAAGAAACCATGGTAGGTGGCATTTTGGCACATGTCTTCCCTTCCAGATCATTCACAGGCTGCCATCAGTGAAAAATTCACTCAGGTGGGAAATTCCttgcctgctgcctgcactaCTGGGCACACCTTTGTGAGAGAAAGGCAGTCTGTTGGCTTGGGGAGGAGACAATGTACGGCTCTTAAAATGGCCGCGAATTATCCATGTTGCCTGCATAAGGGAGGATGTGTTTTCAGATGAGCAGGGAGGGCCAGATGACAGCTCAGAAAGAACACTTTCCTGACCAACTCACCAGTGCTTTCTCTAACtcacctccctgtcccatcAGATTGCTGCCCTGGCTTCCTGCAATATGAGCACTGGCATCTGTGTGATGATTGGGGAACTGGATGCTGGTTCAGAGATTTCCCTTGATCCTATGCTTCTGCTGACTGGGCGTGCATGGAAGGGGACCCTGGTTGGAGGTATGAAagttaagaaaacattttagaaatttcagcttttcctttcatgGCAGCTTACAAATCCTACTAAAAGAGGATTTTCAAGAAGAAGTGAACTAAAGAGGAGCACTGCATTAAagagaagcattaaaaatgcTAATACAAATTCTAATAAACCTGTATAGTTCATACAGTATAACACATACAACTGCCTATGCTATCCCACCCATTCCAAAGAGGGGAAATTACTACACAAGACAGTGGCACCAGTACTGGTCCCTCAGTCCTGACCCTGACAGTAACACTCCCTTCCCAAAACTGCATTTCTCCCATCATTCACTGTAGCTGCTTGCTCTTCTTTCTAGGCTGGAAGACAAGAGATTGTATGCCCAAACTAGTTTCCAGCTATTTGGAGAAGAAATTCAATTCAGACTTGCTgatcacacacacactgcccTTTGCTAAAGTGAACGAGGGATTTGAGTTGTTACGGGCAGGAAAAAGGTGAGACCCTGACTAGCAGGAGGGAGGCACAGCAAACAGCACCTCCTCCTAAAAGTCAAACAGCCCAAATGCTCTGGGAGGCAGAGCACACAACACTGTCTTCTCAAAAAGCACCTGAGTCTTTTGAGGAAGCAGGGCCCAGAGCCGAGTGTGGGGACAATCTGCCATAACGCAGAGGGAAGAGCCCACGTTCAGCACAGGGAACCCTGCAGCTCATGGTTCAGCTCAACCGAGATCCTGTGGCCTTATCATCTGAGGGGTTCCCTTCAGCAGAGATTTGAAGGCTCCCCCATTGCTGCATGTCTCATGCAGCTGAGTGAGGAAGAGGCTGGAGGGAAAGAAGGCAGCCGGTCCCCAGGCACACCTGCCGACCCCGCTGCCTGCTCCTGAACCACAGCACCAGTaaaccctccctt containing:
- the LOC116786021 gene encoding alcohol dehydrogenase 1-like isoform X2, translated to MATSGKVIRCRAAVAWAAGHPLSIEEVEVAPPKAGEVRIKIVATGICHTDEHVLKGCFPNVEFPVILGHEGAGIVESVGEGVTSVKPGDKVIPLCLPQCGECSFCLNPESNYCLKCQGKQIHHFLWVSTFAEYTVVPEYAVAKIDPAAPLDKICLLGCGFSTGYGAAVNTAKVKPGSTCAIFGLGGVGLSVVMGCKAAGASRIIAVDINKDKFAKAKELGATDCINPRDCQKPIQEVLTEMTGQGVDYSFEAIGLKETMIAALASCNMSTGICVMIGVPNSASEISLDPMLLLTGRAWKGSTLGGWKTRDCMPKLVSSYLEKEFNSDLLITHTLPFAKVNEGFELLRAGKSIRSVLLF
- the LOC116786021 gene encoding alcohol dehydrogenase 1-like isoform X1, which produces MATSGKVIRCRAAVAWAAGHPLSIEEVEVAPPKAGEVRIKIVATGICHTDEHVLKGCFPNVEFPVILGHEGAGIVESVGEGVTSVKPGDKVIPLCLPQCGECSFCLNPESNYCLKCHLSEPQNLMPDKTTRFTCKGKQIHHFLWVSTFAEYTVVPEYAVAKIDPAAPLDKICLLGCGFSTGYGAAVNTAKVKPGSTCAIFGLGGVGLSVVMGCKAAGASRIIAVDINKDKFAKAKELGATDCINPRDCQKPIQEVLTEMTGQGVDYSFEAIGLKETMIAALASCNMSTGICVMIGVPNSASEISLDPMLLLTGRAWKGSTLGGWKTRDCMPKLVSSYLEKEFNSDLLITHTLPFAKVNEGFELLRAGKSIRSVLLF
- the LOC116786022 gene encoding alcohol dehydrogenase 1-like isoform X1, whose amino-acid sequence is MATSGKVIRCRAAVAWAAGHPLSIEEVEVAPPKAGEVRIKLVAAGICRTDEHLLQGCFPNAEFPVIPGHEGAGIVESIGEGVTSVKPGDKVIPVCVPQCGECSFCLNPESNYCLKSHISEPQNLMPDKTTRFTCKGKQIHHFLWVSTFAEYTVVPEYAVAKIDPAAPLDKICLLGCGFSTGYGAAVNTAKVKPGSTCAIFGLGGVGLSVVMGCKAAGASRIIAVDINKDKFAKAKELGATDCINPRDCQKPIQEVLTEMTGQGVDYSFEAIGLKETMIAALASCNMSTGICVMIGELDAGSEISLDPMLLLTGRAWKGTLVGGWKTRDCMPKLVSSYLEKKFNSDLLITHTLPFAKVNEGFELLRAGKSIRSVLLF
- the LOC116786022 gene encoding alcohol dehydrogenase 1-like isoform X2; the protein is MATSGKVIRCRAAVAWAAGHPLSIEEVEVAPPKAGEVRIKLVAAGICRTDEHLLQGCFPNAEFPVIPGHEGAGIVESIGEGVTSVKPGDKVIPVCVPQCGECSFCLNPESNYCLKSHISEPQNLMPDKTTRFTCKGKQIHHFLWVSTFAEYTVVPEYAVAKIDPAAPLDKICLLGCGFSTGYGAAVNTAKVKPGSTCAIFGLGGVGLSVVMGCKAAGASRIIAVDINKDKFAKAKELGATDCINPRDCQKPIQEVLTEMTGQGVDYSFEAIGLKETMIAALASCNMSTGICVMIGELDAGSEISLDPMLLLTGRAWKGTLVGGWKTRDCMPKLVSSYLEKKFNSDLLITHTLPFAKVNEGFELLRAGKRVK